From a single Lactococcus allomyrinae genomic region:
- a CDS encoding glycosyltransferase: MNLTICLVAYSKKFTDTTSFNQLKNFDSSVKKQLNLIIFDNGIENFTDEKLPNDFASVSYQFNTDKNERGTRIAYQYALTNMQDSWLMLLDDDTLLTENYVKNLLAELSTAVVDAFCPQIFDEKIQISPTDSETIENLYFPKKPGIYTENITGISSGFVLSKKFMTEIDGFTKEFPLDYLDHWIFWQLRHRNKMIKVVDETIQHQLSVQHLTELSKERFVKIFTAEYHYYQHYQPDQLYSIRKKYGKMMVKGWLKGNIFLAKTFLKILLGKK, encoded by the coding sequence ATGAATTTGACAATATGTCTAGTTGCTTACAGCAAAAAATTTACAGATACTACCAGTTTTAACCAGCTTAAAAATTTTGATAGTTCTGTCAAAAAACAGCTGAATCTCATTATTTTTGACAACGGCATTGAAAATTTTACTGATGAAAAATTACCCAATGATTTTGCGTCAGTAAGTTATCAATTTAACACTGATAAAAATGAGCGTGGTACAAGGATTGCCTATCAGTATGCATTAACAAATATGCAAGACTCATGGCTCATGCTGCTTGACGATGACACTTTGCTGACAGAAAATTATGTTAAAAATTTACTGGCAGAGTTGTCAACGGCTGTTGTTGATGCGTTTTGTCCACAAATTTTTGATGAAAAAATACAAATTTCTCCAACAGACAGTGAAACGATCGAAAACCTGTATTTCCCAAAGAAGCCAGGAATTTACACAGAAAATATCACAGGAATATCAAGTGGATTTGTGTTGTCCAAAAAGTTTATGACAGAAATTGATGGATTTACAAAAGAATTTCCTCTTGACTATTTAGATCACTGGATTTTCTGGCAACTAAGACATCGAAATAAAATGATAAAAGTTGTTGACGAAACAATTCAACATCAGCTTTCGGTCCAGCATTTGACAGAGTTATCAAAAGAACGCTTTGTCAAGATTTTCACAGCAGAATATCACTATTATCAGCACTATCAGCCAGATCAACTCTACTCAATCAGAAAAAAATATGGTAAAATGATGGTTAAAGGTTGGTTGAAAGGGAATATTTTCCTTGCGAAAACATTCCTTAAAATATTACTGGGGAAGAAATAA
- a CDS encoding glycosyltransferase family 2 protein — protein MINPKILLIIPAYNESEGIIQVVQKVEQYCKNSKYSIDYVVINDGSTDNEEEVLKEHNINHVELINNLGIGGAVQTGYLYAKESGYDIAVQFDGDGQHDIESLPHLLEPVINDEADFTVGSRFLDESNSEFKSSKSRQFGIKFLSSLIYMSSKIRIKDVTSGYRAGNKKVVNQFVNRYPRQYPEPESYMHLFAGDIRVKEVGVRMFERTTGASSINMVKGINYMISVSLSILASSLFGRRDK, from the coding sequence ATGATAAATCCAAAAATATTATTAATTATACCAGCTTATAATGAATCTGAGGGAATCATACAAGTCGTTCAAAAAGTAGAACAATATTGTAAAAATTCAAAGTACTCTATTGATTATGTGGTAATTAATGATGGTTCGACAGATAACGAAGAGGAAGTGCTGAAAGAGCATAACATCAATCATGTGGAACTAATTAATAATTTAGGCATAGGTGGAGCCGTTCAAACGGGCTATCTATATGCCAAAGAAAGCGGTTATGATATTGCTGTTCAATTTGATGGAGATGGGCAACACGATATTGAATCACTTCCACATCTCTTAGAGCCTGTGATAAATGATGAAGCGGACTTTACGGTAGGTTCTAGATTTCTGGATGAAAGTAATTCCGAGTTCAAATCTTCAAAATCAAGACAATTTGGTATAAAATTTCTTTCTTCGCTAATTTATATGTCTTCAAAAATTAGAATTAAAGATGTAACAAGCGGATATCGAGCAGGTAATAAAAAAGTGGTTAATCAATTTGTCAATCGTTATCCCAGACAATATCCAGAACCAGAGAGTTATATGCATTTATTTGCAGGCGATATTAGAGTAAAAGAGGTAGGCGTTCGAATGTTTGAACGTACAACAGGAGCTTCAAGTATAAATATGGTAAAAGGGATAAACTATATGATTAGTGTTTCTCTATCAATCCTAGCAAGTTCACTGTTTGGAAGGAGGGACAAATAA
- a CDS encoding DUF2304 domain-containing protein, which translates to MPIQLRILAILFAVLFFLYITRLVRKDRAEIRHMLKWIVLALVILVGSIFPDLGSRVAHVLGIATLTSLALFILVTLLLIISLKYQMSLIAAEKQIKNLIQEVSLLKKKVNDKEEKKK; encoded by the coding sequence ATGCCAATACAACTTCGCATTTTGGCTATTTTGTTTGCCGTATTGTTCTTTCTCTATATTACGCGGTTAGTCAGAAAAGACAGAGCAGAAATTCGACATATGTTAAAATGGATAGTTTTAGCATTGGTTATTTTAGTCGGTTCAATATTTCCAGATTTGGGCAGTAGAGTTGCCCATGTTTTAGGTATTGCTACTCTAACCTCTTTAGCTTTATTTATATTAGTTACTCTTTTATTAATTATCTCTCTAAAATATCAAATGTCATTAATCGCAGCAGAAAAACAAATCAAGAACTTGATTCAAGAAGTCTCATTGTTGAAAAAAAAAGTAAATGACAAAGAGGAAAAGAAAAAATGA
- a CDS encoding glycosyltransferase family 2 protein, with the protein MTMSKVLTITVPSYNTEKYIDECMPFLIDNRIVEDIEIIIVSDGSRDRTVELANKWQTRYPQSIRVIEKENGGHGSTINRGILEATGKYFKVIDGDDWVKTDNLVKLVDFLKNNDVDLINNPYFEHDEVTNEETLMMKLNIKSNFINDYGSIIENIKIPPMHTVTYRTKILKDNNIRIDEKMFYVDVEYITFPLPFVKTQVYLDFPVYVYRVNSGTQSMTIGNMVKNRAMHLAMLKHELEFIKILPSTTAFSVKKVLYQRFSELVLAQYVIDLSIPNKKQREREIKEFTDFLKAERIDKNVNMLMISKILVKTSGKIIFPAVKFRSLVQNNNTWRNVERQVLNVVKRMKK; encoded by the coding sequence ATGACAATGAGTAAAGTATTAACAATTACAGTGCCAAGTTACAACACAGAAAAATATATTGATGAATGTATGCCCTTCTTGATAGATAATCGAATTGTTGAGGATATTGAGATTATTATCGTAAGTGATGGCTCAAGAGACAGAACAGTTGAATTGGCAAATAAGTGGCAAACAAGATATCCACAAAGTATCCGAGTAATTGAAAAGGAAAATGGAGGCCATGGTTCAACCATTAATCGTGGAATCCTTGAAGCTACTGGAAAATATTTTAAAGTTATTGATGGTGACGACTGGGTCAAGACGGATAATCTAGTTAAACTTGTTGATTTTTTAAAAAATAATGATGTAGATCTTATCAATAATCCATATTTTGAACACGATGAAGTGACAAATGAAGAAACTTTGATGATGAAACTGAATATAAAAAGCAATTTTATCAATGATTACGGAAGTATAATTGAAAATATAAAAATCCCTCCAATGCATACAGTGACATATAGAACGAAGATTCTAAAGGATAATAATATTAGAATTGACGAAAAAATGTTTTATGTGGATGTGGAATATATCACTTTTCCACTTCCTTTTGTAAAAACTCAAGTATATCTCGATTTTCCAGTCTATGTTTATCGAGTGAATTCTGGCACTCAAAGTATGACCATAGGAAATATGGTAAAAAATCGGGCGATGCATTTGGCTATGCTGAAACATGAGTTGGAGTTTATAAAAATCTTACCTTCTACTACCGCGTTTTCAGTCAAAAAAGTCTTGTATCAACGTTTTTCAGAACTTGTTTTAGCTCAATATGTAATCGATTTGTCTATACCAAATAAAAAACAACGTGAGAGAGAAATAAAAGAATTTACCGATTTTTTGAAAGCTGAAAGAATTGATAAAAATGTTAATATGTTGATGATAAGTAAGATTCTTGTAAAAACGAGTGGAAAAATTATATTTCCAGCAGTAAAGTTTCGTAGTCTTGTTCAAAACAATAATACTTGGCGTAATGTTGAACGTCAAGTATTGAATGTAGTAAAGAGGATGAAAAAATAG
- a CDS encoding glycosyltransferase family 2 protein, with amino-acid sequence MPVYNTARYLPRTLESIFNQSIGVDMFKLIAIDDGSIDNSLSILRKYLQKFPDNMEVISKSNEGIGPTRNLGIERTTSKYIAFIDSDDYYDIDFLKKHVTKAEETGADIVSSGYTRITPEGQILRQFIPEKITDYTKYITLSSCNRIHRVSFLTEKKIKFFLDTYVEDAPFSVLEIAQGAKFAFINYSGYYWVAHNDSFSGTKMRLQDKDNQKLALEQLALYIKMGESLKRTPEFSYFMLKALIHQFKQGRNQTSQKFMKHYGKGIRLLKEAVPNSLKLSVISGGRGDELELRVVVFLFLVIYKLNLMPLLSKIYCTGRENGKN; translated from the coding sequence ATGCCTGTGTACAATACTGCAAGGTATCTCCCAAGAACATTAGAGAGTATTTTTAATCAATCCATTGGAGTGGACATGTTTAAATTAATTGCTATTGATGATGGAAGTATTGATAATAGTCTGAGTATACTTAGGAAGTACTTGCAAAAATTCCCTGACAATATGGAAGTAATCAGCAAATCCAATGAGGGAATTGGTCCGACTAGAAATTTAGGGATAGAACGGACAACTTCAAAATATATTGCCTTTATTGATTCAGATGACTATTATGATATTGATTTTTTAAAAAAACACGTCACTAAAGCTGAAGAAACAGGAGCTGATATTGTAAGTAGTGGTTATACGAGGATTACTCCAGAAGGACAAATATTACGTCAGTTTATACCTGAAAAAATTACTGATTATACTAAATATATAACCTTATCCTCTTGCAATAGAATTCACCGAGTGTCATTTCTAACAGAAAAAAAAATTAAATTCTTTTTGGATACTTATGTGGAAGATGCGCCGTTTTCTGTGTTAGAAATAGCTCAAGGAGCAAAATTTGCATTTATAAATTATTCAGGATATTACTGGGTGGCGCACAATGACTCATTTTCGGGTACAAAGATGCGTCTACAAGATAAGGATAATCAAAAACTGGCTCTTGAGCAGCTAGCTCTTTACATTAAAATGGGGGAGAGTTTGAAAAGAACTCCAGAATTTTCATATTTTATGCTTAAAGCCTTAATCCATCAGTTTAAGCAAGGCAGAAATCAAACATCTCAAAAATTTATGAAACATTATGGAAAAGGTATTCGCCTATTAAAAGAGGCTGTTCCTAATTCTTTGAAATTGAGTGTTATAAGTGGAGGACGGGGAGACGAGCTTGAATTAAGAGTAGTCGTATTTCTTTTTTTAGTTATTTATAAACTAAATCTGATGCCTTTGTTATCAAAAATATACTGTACAGGTAGAGAAAATGGGAAAAATTGA
- a CDS encoding glycosyl transferase, whose translation MGKIDIVVSWLDDGDPKWRNEFEVYKEKEHLSMKKTSANNASRFRDYDTFRYWFRAIEKNAFWVRKIFLVTYGHYPKWLNLNHPKLVIVKHEDFIPHKYLPTFSSVTIAMNLHRIKDLSENFVYFNDDMFLINPTKQTDFFKNGIPCDMLTLIPCATYEELDHLHINNMNLIHQKFSKRDIVKKNLRKMINLRTSIPYLGTTLLQLPYPNISYIMHFHLATPLNKSIYEKLWNEYHGEFDKASAFKFRNINGIDDWFIRLYSLCSGNFVPKNMYRFGRFFKLNKQSNINKIVNSKLKLVCLNDNEALDDDELNEMTVKIQTALGNKFPQKSEFEV comes from the coding sequence ATGGGAAAAATTGATATTGTAGTTTCATGGTTAGACGATGGAGATCCAAAATGGAGAAATGAGTTTGAAGTTTATAAAGAAAAAGAACACCTTTCTATGAAGAAGACTTCAGCTAACAATGCATCAAGGTTTAGAGATTATGACACCTTTCGCTATTGGTTTAGGGCAATAGAAAAAAATGCATTTTGGGTTCGTAAAATTTTCTTAGTTACCTATGGTCATTATCCTAAATGGCTAAATTTGAACCATCCCAAGCTAGTGATAGTAAAGCATGAGGATTTTATTCCTCATAAATATTTGCCTACTTTTTCCTCAGTGACTATTGCAATGAATCTTCACCGTATCAAAGATTTGAGTGAAAATTTTGTATATTTCAATGATGATATGTTCTTAATTAATCCAACAAAACAAACGGATTTCTTTAAAAATGGTATACCTTGTGATATGTTGACTTTAATACCATGTGCGACATATGAGGAACTGGATCATCTGCACATTAATAACATGAATCTTATCCATCAAAAATTTTCGAAGCGAGATATAGTAAAAAAGAATTTGCGGAAGATGATTAATTTAAGAACAAGTATACCATATTTAGGGACAACGTTATTGCAGCTCCCATATCCTAATATTTCATATATTATGCATTTTCATTTAGCTACTCCTTTAAATAAATCAATTTATGAAAAATTATGGAATGAGTATCATGGAGAGTTTGATAAAGCTTCTGCTTTTAAATTTAGAAATATAAATGGCATAGATGATTGGTTTATTAGATTGTATTCATTGTGTAGTGGAAACTTTGTTCCTAAGAATATGTACAGATTTGGACGCTTTTTTAAGTTGAACAAGCAGTCAAATATCAATAAAATTGTAAATTCAAAATTGAAACTTGTTTGCTTAAATGACAATGAAGCGCTTGATGATGATGAACTCAATGAAATGACAGTGAAAATTCAGACGGCACTGGGAAATAAATTTCCTCAAAAGTCAGAATTTGAAGTGTAA
- a CDS encoding LicD family protein: MVYQQLEYQRLLQKRSLEILIAIDAFCKNNDIRYFLIGGSLLGAVRHKGFIPWDDDIDVGMLRKDYLKFIELWNNKNEKFDLLVANDHNDYPYPLAKVSDRNSRIEEWITDKSDKYHLGIYVDIFPFDFVDDNEKDRKKRLQKIRFWNVLQWHSKFANVKNPKGTSKVKNGILLIEKFAIYLVQKTLGRKKVINGVYNAVPKVATEKVGNYVSRYGLVRETYPVEFAKNLVDQNFEKSKFPIFSEFDKALVIQYGSDYMTPPEDIMANQHHGFISLEIDGKVYIKDGKILGEN; encoded by the coding sequence ATGGTTTATCAACAGTTGGAGTACCAAAGGTTACTTCAAAAGAGAAGTTTGGAAATTTTAATAGCGATAGATGCTTTTTGTAAAAATAACGATATCAGGTATTTCCTAATCGGAGGAAGCTTACTTGGAGCTGTTAGACACAAAGGCTTCATACCATGGGATGATGACATAGACGTAGGAATGTTACGAAAAGATTATTTAAAGTTTATAGAGCTTTGGAATAATAAAAATGAGAAATTCGATCTTTTAGTAGCAAATGACCATAATGATTATCCATATCCTCTGGCGAAAGTATCGGATAGGAATTCAAGGATTGAAGAATGGATAACAGATAAGTCTGATAAGTACCATTTAGGGATATATGTAGATATTTTTCCTTTTGATTTTGTTGATGATAACGAGAAGGATAGAAAGAAAAGACTTCAAAAGATAAGATTTTGGAATGTGTTGCAGTGGCATTCTAAATTTGCTAACGTAAAAAATCCTAAAGGAACCTCAAAAGTAAAAAATGGAATACTTTTGATAGAGAAATTTGCTATATATTTGGTCCAAAAAACTCTCGGAAGAAAAAAAGTAATAAACGGAGTTTACAATGCTGTTCCAAAGGTTGCTACAGAAAAAGTAGGAAATTATGTTTCACGTTACGGTCTCGTGCGAGAAACATATCCCGTGGAATTTGCTAAGAACCTAGTTGACCAGAACTTTGAAAAAAGTAAGTTCCCGATTTTTTCTGAATTTGACAAAGCGTTGGTGATCCAGTATGGTTCAGACTATATGACTCCGCCAGAAGACATTATGGCGAATCAACATCATGGATTTATTAGCTTAGAAATAGATGGGAAAGTATATATTAAAGATGGAAAAATTTTAGGAGAAAACTGA
- a CDS encoding glycosyltransferase, with amino-acid sequence MKKTIVLIATYNGQKYLTNQLDSIRQQEIQPDYVLLRDDGSTDLTVELIKNYIEKYQLLNWTIAQNEANIGWQKNFRQLLIDALSLEADYIFFSDQDDEWALDKIKNQLDFMENHSKCQLLSGDIEIKNIGEGDYHKLPFQFVDGNKIASKFPASIEYFTYRLGWTFAIKRQLAEKTIEFWKADYFIAHDVIFSCLSSLLGVGYNLNRSVGYHVVHGENASVKPSITISSNKAQHVRHLLKEVQFYELLNQILSKDENRYSVEVQKKLKFCKKRYELARENKVFPVFLQILQEGRMYSGIKSKLRDVIFAFKK; translated from the coding sequence ATGAAAAAAACAATAGTGCTTATAGCGACATATAATGGTCAGAAATATTTGACGAATCAACTTGATTCAATTCGTCAGCAAGAAATTCAACCTGATTATGTTTTGTTGAGAGATGATGGTTCGACTGATCTAACAGTTGAACTGATAAAAAATTATATTGAGAAATATCAGTTATTGAATTGGACGATAGCTCAAAATGAAGCCAATATTGGCTGGCAGAAAAATTTTAGACAACTTTTGATAGATGCTTTATCATTAGAAGCTGACTACATTTTTTTCTCAGATCAGGATGATGAGTGGGCTTTAGATAAAATTAAAAATCAGCTAGACTTTATGGAAAATCATAGTAAATGTCAACTATTATCTGGAGACATTGAAATTAAAAATATCGGAGAAGGAGATTACCATAAGCTCCCTTTCCAATTTGTGGACGGTAATAAGATTGCCTCAAAATTCCCAGCCAGTATTGAATATTTTACCTATAGACTGGGGTGGACCTTTGCCATAAAACGTCAACTGGCAGAAAAAACTATTGAATTTTGGAAGGCAGATTATTTTATAGCTCATGATGTCATTTTTTCTTGTCTGTCAAGTTTGCTTGGCGTAGGTTATAATCTTAATCGGAGCGTGGGTTACCATGTTGTACATGGAGAGAATGCTAGTGTAAAGCCATCAATCACAATATCCAGTAATAAAGCACAGCACGTTAGACATTTATTGAAAGAAGTTCAGTTTTATGAACTGCTTAATCAGATTTTAAGCAAAGATGAAAATCGTTATTCAGTTGAAGTTCAGAAAAAATTAAAATTTTGTAAAAAGAGATATGAGTTAGCTAGGGAGAATAAAGTTTTTCCAGTATTTCTGCAAATATTGCAGGAAGGTAGAATGTACTCAGGAATAAAAAGTAAACTTCGAGATGTTATTTTTGCTTTTAAAAAATAA
- a CDS encoding flippase — protein sequence MKIIKNMFYSTAYQMIAVAIPLITMPYISRVLGTSGIGINSFTLSLVSYFTLIGALGIQTYGNREIAYYQKDLYQRSKVFFELIILQFTAVFVTIGSFLLFVSFYHNPQVQFYLLLQGVVLFSTLFNISWFFMGIENFRIIVVRNSIINIVVVVLTFLLVQHKEDLWIYILLTSAAPVLANITVWPFLRHEILKIPLKDLNVIHHLKPTLVLFIPQVSVSIYLSLNKSMLGFLDGYESSGYFSQADSIVRVAFTAVSSFGAAFLPRLSNLFSENREDEVKNLTLKSVDLMNAISIFAIAGLMGTSQTFAVFFFGKNFYKVGNLILVEALVIIFFSWATVFGSQYLLAAKRNKDFTISSIAALVVNIIANLALIPLLGVMGAVIATLLSEFTVAFYRIYVVRGVFPLSQILRGFWKYLLGGGGVFIVLYIINFYNSPSIISYVLQVIVACMIYGVTIFFTNAPVLSVVQPVFKNIFKRK from the coding sequence ATGAAAATAATAAAAAATATGTTCTATAGCACAGCTTATCAGATGATTGCTGTGGCTATTCCACTTATAACAATGCCGTATATTTCGCGAGTGTTAGGAACATCGGGAATAGGTATTAATTCATTTACACTTTCTTTAGTGAGCTATTTTACTTTAATAGGAGCATTAGGAATACAGACATATGGAAATCGAGAAATAGCATATTATCAGAAAGATTTATATCAACGTAGTAAAGTTTTTTTTGAATTAATTATTTTGCAGTTCACAGCTGTTTTTGTTACAATAGGCTCATTTTTACTTTTTGTATCTTTTTATCATAATCCTCAAGTGCAGTTTTATCTTCTCCTTCAAGGAGTTGTTCTATTTTCAACATTATTTAATATTTCTTGGTTTTTCATGGGAATAGAAAATTTTAGAATTATTGTTGTAAGAAACTCTATTATTAATATCGTAGTGGTGGTGCTTACGTTTCTATTAGTCCAACATAAAGAAGATTTGTGGATTTATATTTTATTAACCTCTGCAGCACCTGTTCTTGCAAATATAACCGTTTGGCCCTTTTTACGTCACGAAATTTTGAAAATACCATTAAAGGATTTAAATGTAATCCATCATTTGAAACCAACATTGGTATTATTTATACCACAAGTTTCTGTAAGTATTTATTTGTCGCTTAATAAAAGTATGCTTGGATTTTTAGATGGTTATGAAAGCTCAGGCTATTTCAGTCAAGCGGATTCAATTGTTCGTGTAGCCTTTACAGCGGTCTCTAGTTTTGGAGCTGCTTTTCTTCCTAGGCTTTCGAATTTATTTTCTGAGAATAGAGAGGATGAAGTAAAAAATTTAACCTTAAAGTCGGTTGATTTAATGAATGCAATATCAATTTTTGCTATTGCTGGCTTAATGGGAACCTCTCAGACTTTTGCAGTTTTCTTTTTCGGTAAAAATTTTTATAAAGTTGGGAACTTAATATTAGTTGAAGCCTTGGTAATTATTTTTTTCTCTTGGGCTACAGTTTTTGGGTCACAATATTTATTAGCAGCAAAAAGGAACAAGGATTTTACGATATCTTCAATAGCTGCCTTGGTTGTGAATATAATAGCTAATTTAGCATTGATTCCATTATTGGGAGTTATGGGAGCTGTAATTGCAACATTGTTATCAGAATTTACGGTGGCTTTCTATCGTATTTATGTTGTTCGAGGAGTCTTTCCATTGTCTCAGATATTAAGGGGATTCTGGAAGTATCTACTTGGTGGCGGCGGAGTATTTATAGTTTTGTATATCATAAATTTTTATAATTCTCCTTCAATAATTAGTTACGTACTTCAGGTGATTGTTGCCTGTATGATTTATGGAGTTACTATTTTTTTTACAAATGCTCCAGTACTCAGTGTTGTGCAACCTGTTTTTAAAAATATTTTTAAGAGAAAGTGA
- the tagD gene encoding glycerol-3-phosphate cytidylyltransferase — MSSSEKVVLVAGTFDILHESHINMLRNARNLGERLIVMLSTDEFNAEKGKKSYQDYDTRKYVLEAVRYVDLVIPEQSWDDKALYVDMFDVDIFAMGDDWKGKFDFLKDQFPELKIMYFPRGKTSSSKIKEELGSLNLNK; from the coding sequence ATGTCTAGTTCAGAAAAAGTGGTTCTTGTGGCAGGAACATTTGATATTTTACACGAAAGTCACATAAATATGCTTCGAAATGCGCGGAATCTTGGGGAAAGACTAATTGTAATGCTTTCAACAGATGAATTCAATGCAGAAAAAGGGAAAAAGTCTTACCAGGATTATGATACACGAAAATATGTATTGGAAGCGGTAAGATATGTTGATTTAGTCATTCCAGAACAATCGTGGGATGATAAAGCTTTATATGTTGATATGTTCGATGTTGATATTTTCGCCATGGGAGATGATTGGAAAGGAAAATTTGATTTTCTCAAAGACCAATTTCCAGAGCTAAAAATTATGTATTTTCCTCGCGGAAAGACATCATCTTCTAAAATAAAAGAGGAACTAGGTAGCTTAAATTTAAATAAGTAA
- a CDS encoding DUF2142 domain-containing protein, with product MTFSRTMQKASFFNKIDRKIHKIYLVLAILIGVSLSIFMPLFNEPDGQYHYTVATNMVGLSNDISAYGEESISTGMTPQIIEYQSGNYFEKYFKNKIVKMPMKNLPRTQVQQLPSKESYNFWGHIVPALGVWIGYHIYPSIGVMIVTARLLSTFVFSLSLFFIIRFIKRGKLFLLILSLSPVITNSIASLSYDALTYVLAAATFLIVVNTLISNKIRINTVIQMLIGSVFLYFGAKTNVKLLIVLFPMVLFVVFFNKQIEKVTVWCHDLFKRKWVLVISIFLTLLVVTGMIFLVYIKYPNQLFSLYRFVLNFSINMNPLPNTQQIFTGLLVVPNGRYNNMPLWISGIWYILLVLVILSEEKITDSRLFSWGSLILFFIGVAGVYYSYMPYYIPSSLSSLDSLGRIGGLQGRYFTPTLLLLPLFGGNTRFKTKIASENSIWIFSVVIIVISNALLLFGTLFGMMYNVHY from the coding sequence ATGACGTTTAGTAGAACGATGCAAAAAGCATCATTTTTCAATAAAATTGACAGAAAAATCCATAAAATTTATTTAGTTTTAGCTATTTTAATAGGGGTATCTCTTTCTATTTTTATGCCCCTTTTTAATGAACCAGATGGTCAATATCATTATACAGTTGCTACAAATATGGTTGGTTTGTCCAATGACATATCTGCTTATGGTGAAGAATCAATAAGTACTGGGATGACACCTCAGATCATTGAGTATCAATCTGGAAATTATTTTGAAAAATATTTTAAAAATAAAATAGTTAAAATGCCAATGAAAAATTTACCTCGAACTCAAGTTCAACAGCTGCCATCTAAAGAAAGCTATAATTTTTGGGGTCATATTGTTCCTGCGCTTGGTGTATGGATAGGATATCATATTTATCCCTCTATTGGTGTAATGATTGTAACTGCGAGATTATTGTCCACCTTTGTTTTTAGTTTATCCTTGTTCTTTATTATTCGTTTTATAAAACGGGGAAAGTTATTTCTTTTAATTTTATCTTTATCCCCTGTTATTACTAATAGTATAGCTAGTCTATCCTATGATGCGCTAACTTATGTTCTTGCGGCTGCCACATTTTTGATAGTTGTTAACACGCTGATATCGAATAAAATAAGAATCAATACAGTTATTCAGATGTTGATTGGTTCGGTATTTCTATACTTTGGAGCAAAAACCAATGTTAAATTATTGATTGTATTATTCCCTATGGTTCTCTTTGTCGTTTTTTTTAATAAACAAATAGAAAAAGTAACTGTTTGGTGTCATGATCTTTTTAAAAGAAAATGGGTGCTAGTAATTTCCATTTTTTTAACATTATTAGTGGTTACAGGAATGATTTTTTTAGTTTATATTAAGTATCCCAATCAGCTATTTTCACTTTATCGGTTTGTTCTTAATTTTTCTATAAATATGAATCCACTACCAAATACACAGCAAATTTTTACAGGGTTACTTGTTGTCCCAAATGGTCGTTATAATAATATGCCGCTTTGGATTTCAGGTATTTGGTATATTTTACTGGTTCTGGTAATACTCTCGGAGGAAAAAATAACAGATTCTCGTCTTTTTAGTTGGGGAAGTTTAATCCTCTTCTTTATTGGTGTGGCGGGGGTATATTATTCTTATATGCCATACTATATTCCATCATCTTTGTCATCTTTGGATTCCTTGGGGAGAATTGGAGGACTTCAGGGACGTTATTTTACCCCAACATTATTGCTTCTTCCATTATTTGGGGGAAATACAAGATTTAAAACTAAAATTGCTTCGGAAAACTCTATATGGATTTTTTCGGTAGTGATTATTGTAATTTCAAATGCACTTCTGCTTTTTGGAACATTGTTTGGAATGATGTATAATGTGCATTACTAG